A window from Rhizobium sp. BG4 encodes these proteins:
- a CDS encoding metallophosphoesterase: MKLWIFSDLHLEFGSRFDVAPPSDADVAICAGDVLTKGVVPSLRWLGERLSRKIPLVFVGGNHEYYNGSILEGIADARAISDYPNLHYLENGKVEIDGVLFVGGSLWSDFGLFGYRPENAMSYAAHGMNDYKKIKHSKKPYAKFKPIHAYLKHVETRDYIAAELRARGGGKTVVVTHHAPSPQSIEASFRFDPLSASYASDLEDLIYETSPRLWVHGHVHHHNDYRVDETRIVSNPRGYPGERTGFIPDFTIEI, encoded by the coding sequence ATGAAGCTCTGGATATTCTCCGACCTCCATCTGGAATTCGGCTCCCGCTTCGATGTTGCCCCTCCATCTGACGCGGACGTCGCGATATGCGCGGGCGACGTGCTGACGAAAGGCGTAGTCCCCAGCCTGAGATGGTTGGGCGAACGGCTGTCCCGCAAAATCCCTTTGGTCTTCGTTGGTGGCAACCACGAATACTACAACGGTTCCATTTTGGAGGGTATTGCCGACGCTAGGGCGATTTCTGACTATCCCAATCTTCACTATCTGGAGAACGGCAAAGTCGAGATTGACGGGGTTCTATTTGTCGGTGGCTCGCTCTGGTCGGATTTCGGTCTCTTCGGCTATAGGCCCGAGAACGCTATGTCGTATGCTGCCCATGGCATGAACGACTACAAGAAGATCAAGCATTCCAAGAAGCCCTACGCGAAATTCAAGCCGATCCACGCATATCTCAAGCATGTCGAAACCAGGGATTACATAGCTGCTGAACTCCGAGCACGTGGCGGAGGCAAGACGGTCGTGGTGACTCACCACGCACCGTCGCCCCAGTCTATCGAGGCAAGCTTTCGGTTCGATCCGTTGTCGGCAAGCTATGCCTCGGATTTGGAAGACCTCATCTACGAGACGTCGCCGCGGCTTTGGGTGCACGGCCACGTCCATCATCACAACGACTATCGCGTGGATGAGACAAGGATTGTCTCGAACCCTCGGGGATATCCCGGGGAGCGCACGGGCTTCATACCGGACTTCACGATTGAAATCTGA
- a CDS encoding sigma-70 family RNA polymerase sigma factor, whose protein sequence is MDYGLVERLHRTEEGRLKRFFLRRLRDGDAASDATQETFLRLLTVSTKDDLQNPQAYLFQVARTVAHGITAKIMRDSALFSGGLELGDVAEDAPGPERIVEARQQLALLIRTISQLPFRCRTVFVLSRLEGLSNGEIAERLGVTRNMVEKHIIRALLACRQSRIDASFEALR, encoded by the coding sequence GTGGACTATGGTCTTGTCGAGCGCTTGCACCGGACGGAAGAGGGGCGGCTGAAACGGTTTTTTCTGCGACGGCTTCGTGACGGGGACGCCGCGAGCGATGCAACGCAGGAGACCTTTCTCCGATTGTTGACGGTCTCAACAAAAGACGACCTCCAAAACCCGCAGGCTTATTTGTTCCAAGTGGCAAGAACGGTCGCACACGGGATCACCGCGAAGATCATGCGCGATAGCGCGCTGTTCTCCGGCGGACTCGAACTGGGTGATGTTGCCGAAGACGCGCCAGGGCCGGAGCGTATCGTCGAAGCCCGTCAGCAGTTGGCTCTGCTCATCCGCACCATATCCCAGCTACCTTTCAGATGCCGGACCGTTTTCGTGCTCAGCAGGCTGGAAGGCCTCAGCAATGGGGAGATAGCAGAAAGGCTTGGGGTTACCCGTAACATGGTTGAGAAGCACATCATTCGTGCGCTTCTTGCTTGCCGCCAGTCGAGGATAGACGCCTCATTTGAGGCGCTGCGATGA
- a CDS encoding AAA family ATPase — protein MPIQQSGKRLRVPWLRKLDENDLPVTLPVFMAYCMVAGSLRSWNRIGTKTIVTLVTGDDFYYPVFAEAARFFARQIWDGQSFHGNVLQWSDKNFRHEAEALRDERAILFAPLSYQIQDDDRLLSDAVVPLGPRTIRHAEAALRRARLPITGESVELLMTEPWSRLSRAFQDRRDPLQAIQRLRSLPKAIPPAEPEAASPPSTLGLTLSDTHGFGSGLIEWGHDLAKDIADYKAAIIPWRDVENGVLISGPPGVGKTMFASILANTCKIPIIYGSASRWQEAGALDEHLKAIRASFEEAIEKAPSILFIDEIDVFGSRGETDRNSAYMRAVITALLQLLDGFERREGVVVVGACNQPDLLDSAITRPGRLDRHIAVPLPDAEARRSILKHHSGVTLCSADYKVYEMATEGMTGADIERLVRDARRSARRQSERLNGDHIIRHLRPLIKLPKAYVHALAVHEAGHALVSHEVGYAHVADITISRWRVEGDYRALGCVEYDVAADRPRTRSFFENAIAVCVAGIAAEIEVFGSFSQGAAGDDAADLNRATELATAMERAFGMGHTLAVEKFSPDAFARMRASDPELRREIHNVLATELERARSIIRMQRDAHEALVTRLVDADQISGMEVDEIIRKHRRPTVSLAKPERRVAT, from the coding sequence ATGCCGATACAGCAATCCGGCAAACGACTTCGCGTGCCTTGGCTCAGAAAGCTCGATGAAAACGACTTACCTGTCACGCTGCCCGTATTCATGGCTTACTGCATGGTGGCAGGGTCACTTCGGTCATGGAACCGGATTGGCACAAAGACCATCGTGACGCTGGTTACAGGCGATGACTTTTACTATCCGGTCTTCGCTGAAGCCGCTCGCTTCTTCGCTCGCCAAATCTGGGACGGCCAAAGTTTTCATGGAAACGTCTTGCAATGGAGCGACAAGAACTTTCGCCATGAAGCCGAGGCGCTTCGCGATGAGCGAGCGATCTTGTTCGCGCCGCTGTCCTATCAAATTCAAGACGACGATCGCCTGCTTTCGGATGCGGTCGTACCGCTTGGCCCTCGCACGATCAGACATGCCGAGGCTGCGTTGAGGAGAGCGCGACTTCCTATTACCGGAGAGAGCGTCGAGCTCCTTATGACGGAACCCTGGTCGCGGCTAAGCAGGGCTTTCCAGGATCGGCGGGACCCGCTTCAGGCAATCCAGCGTTTACGAAGTCTTCCAAAAGCCATCCCTCCGGCGGAACCCGAAGCCGCAAGCCCGCCATCAACGCTTGGTCTGACGCTCTCCGACACGCATGGCTTCGGCAGTGGTCTCATTGAATGGGGTCATGACCTCGCGAAGGATATCGCAGACTACAAAGCGGCGATCATCCCATGGCGCGATGTCGAAAACGGAGTCTTGATTTCCGGGCCGCCAGGCGTCGGAAAAACCATGTTCGCCAGCATCTTAGCCAACACTTGTAAAATTCCGATCATCTACGGATCGGCTTCGAGATGGCAGGAGGCCGGCGCGCTTGACGAGCATCTTAAAGCCATTCGCGCTTCTTTCGAGGAAGCAATCGAGAAAGCTCCATCGATTTTGTTTATTGATGAAATAGACGTATTCGGCAGTCGTGGCGAGACCGATCGGAACAGTGCGTATATGCGCGCAGTGATAACAGCGCTCCTGCAACTCCTCGACGGGTTCGAGCGACGGGAGGGGGTGGTCGTAGTAGGAGCCTGCAACCAACCGGACCTTCTGGATTCTGCGATTACAAGGCCGGGAAGGCTGGATCGCCATATTGCTGTTCCCCTGCCGGATGCCGAAGCGCGGCGGTCCATCCTGAAGCATCACAGCGGCGTCACGCTATGCTCCGCCGACTACAAGGTCTACGAAATGGCGACCGAAGGCATGACCGGCGCGGATATCGAGCGCCTTGTGCGCGATGCGAGACGCTCAGCGCGACGGCAATCGGAAAGGCTGAATGGTGATCATATCATCCGTCACCTTCGACCTCTCATTAAACTCCCTAAGGCCTATGTGCACGCATTGGCTGTCCACGAAGCTGGACACGCGCTTGTAAGTCATGAGGTTGGCTACGCGCACGTCGCCGATATCACGATCTCGCGCTGGCGCGTTGAAGGCGACTACCGGGCGCTCGGCTGCGTCGAGTACGATGTCGCCGCGGATCGTCCTCGCACCAGGAGCTTCTTTGAGAATGCGATAGCCGTCTGTGTCGCTGGCATCGCTGCAGAAATCGAGGTCTTCGGTTCGTTCTCGCAAGGAGCTGCCGGCGACGATGCGGCTGACCTCAATCGAGCGACCGAGCTGGCGACGGCCATGGAGCGAGCTTTCGGAATGGGACACACACTCGCCGTCGAGAAGTTCAGTCCGGACGCCTTCGCGAGAATGCGGGCCTCTGATCCAGAGCTTCGTCGCGAGATACACAACGTCCTCGCGACAGAACTGGAACGCGCGAGGTCTATCATTCGCATGCAGCGAGATGCGCACGAGGCGTTGGTGACCCGGCTCGTAGATGCCGACCAAATCTCAGGGATGGAAGTCGACGAGATCATTCGCAAACATCGCCGACCAACTGTCAGTCTTGCCAAGCCAGAACGAAGGGTGGCTACCTGA